One Thalassophryne amazonica chromosome 10, fThaAma1.1, whole genome shotgun sequence genomic region harbors:
- the acot11b gene encoding acyl-coenzyme A thioesterase 11b isoform X2, producing MTTQGAGTDTMQDPLFILETGEVYRNPTEVKMSQIVMPCHANHCGELSVGQLLKWMDSTACLSAERHAGCSCITASVDDIHFEHTIGVGKVVNIIAKVNRAFTSSMEVGILATCEDLYTDKQWRVCNAFATYVARRTEAGKVQLKQVIPRTQLEQMEYSLAAERRRMRLIHAEIITDLLSSSAAQLGQCQEYQDAVPAERTRVESVELVLPPHANHQVNTFGGQIMAWMENVATIAASRLCNAHPTLKTIDMFHFHGPSHIGDRLVLKAIVNNAFKHSMEVGVCAEAYQGGEPLRHINSAFMTFELLDKEKKPCTLPRIRPEPVDGKRRYQEAIARKKIRLDRKYIISCKQTDVPLSVPWDPSNQIYLSYNNISALKLMDARTNWMLTSEKIKVRLYTVEENQMLCFKVETHVGVPAEQTFHLLTDLRRRQEWDPHYEKCEMIIQVDEDDTLYRVATPSVSKGGKGQDFILLASRRKPCDARVLLCHASQEKKQKLC from the exons ATGACAACACAGGGGGCAGGTACAGATACCATGCAGGACCCTCTGTTCATCCTGGAGACTGGAGAAGTGTATAGAAACCCCACTGAAGTGAAGATGAGTCAGATCGTGATGCCGTGCCACGCCAATCACTGTGGGGAGTTGAGTGTTGGACAGCTGCTCAAATGGATGGACTCCACAGCCTGCCTGTCAG CTGAGCGACATGCAGGTTGCTCCTGCATCACTGCCTCTGTGGATGACATCCATTTTGAGCACACCATAGG GGTTGGAAAAGTTGTCAATATCATAGCGAAAGTCAATAGAGCATTTACATCCAGTATGGAG GTTGGCATATTAGCAACTTGCGAAGATCTCTACACTGACAAACAATGGCGAGTTTGCAATGCTTTTGCTACTTACGTTGCAAGACGTACAGAAGCTGGTAAG GTGCAGCTCAAGCAGGTAATTCCGCGTACACAATTGGAGCAGATGGAGTACAGCTTGGCAGCAGAGCGGCGGAGGATGAGACTTATTCATGCTGAGATTATTACTGATCTACTGAGCAGCAGCGCTGCTCAACTGG GACAATGTCAGGAGTATCAGGATGCTGTTCCTGCTGAGAGAACACGTGTGGAAAGTGTGGAGCTGGTGCTGCCGCCTCATGCTAACCACCAAGTCAACACCTTCGGAGGCCAGATAATGGCCTGGATGGAAAATGTGGCTACGATTGCAGCAAG TCGTTTGTGCAATGCTCACCCAACCTTAAAGACCATAGATATGTTCCATTTCCATGGTCCGTCTCACATTGGGGACAGGCTTGTACTGAAAGCAATTGTTAACAATGCCTTCAAGCACAG CATGGAGGTAGGAGTGTGTGCTGAAGCCTACCAGGGTGGAGAACCTCTGCGTCATATAAATAGTGCATTTATGACATTTGAGTTGTTGGACAAGGAGAAGAAACCATGCACGTTGCCAAGGATACGACCAGAGCCTGTG GATGGAAAACGACGTTACCAAGAAGCCATTGCCAGAAAGAAAATTCGCCTTGATAG GAAATACATTATCTCTTGCAAGCAAACTGACGTGCCTTTATCTGTCCCTTGGGATCCAAGTAACCAG attTACCTGAGCTACAATAACATCTCAGCGCTGAAACTGATGGATGCTAGAACCAACTGGATGTTAACGTCTGAGAAAATCAAG GTCAGACTGTACACAGTGGAGGAAAACCAGATGCTGTGCTTTAAGGTGGAGACACATGTCGGCGTACCAGCAGAGCAGACATTCCACTTACTGACGGACCTGAGGCGGAGACAAGAGTGGGACCCACATTATGA GAAGTGTGAGATGATCATCCAGGTGGACGAAGATGACACGCTTTACCGTGTAGCTACACCATCTGTCAGTAAAGGAGGCAAAGGACAGGATTTTATCTTGCTGGCCTCCAGGAGGAAGCCATGTGATGCCAG AGTGCTGCTGTGCCACGCGTCACAGGAGAAAAAGCAGAAACTCTGTTGA
- the acot11b gene encoding acyl-coenzyme A thioesterase 11b isoform X1 gives MTTQGAGTDTMQDPLFILETGEVYRNPTEVKMSQIVMPCHANHCGELSVGQLLKWMDSTACLSAERHAGCSCITASVDDIHFEHTIGVGKVVNIIAKVNRAFTSSMEVGILATCEDLYTDKQWRVCNAFATYVARRTEAGKVQLKQVIPRTQLEQMEYSLAAERRRMRLIHAEIITDLLSSSAAQLGQCQEYQDAVPAERTRVESVELVLPPHANHQVNTFGGQIMAWMENVATIAASRLCNAHPTLKTIDMFHFHGPSHIGDRLVLKAIVNNAFKHSMEVGVCAEAYQGGEPLRHINSAFMTFELLDKEKKPCTLPRIRPEPVDGKRRYQEAIARKKIRLDRKYIISCKQTDVPLSVPWDPSNQIYLSYNNISALKLMDARTNWMLTSEKIKVRLYTVEENQMLCFKVETHVGVPAEQTFHLLTDLRRRQEWDPHYEKCEMIIQVDEDDTLYRVATPSVSKGGKGQDFILLASRRKPCDARDPYLIALRSVTLPTHPPTEDYTRGEVLCAGFTIWEESTTVTKITYYNQATPGVFPYISTDIAGLSSSFYNAFSACSHFLETNKNSQATVQPCAQ, from the exons ATGACAACACAGGGGGCAGGTACAGATACCATGCAGGACCCTCTGTTCATCCTGGAGACTGGAGAAGTGTATAGAAACCCCACTGAAGTGAAGATGAGTCAGATCGTGATGCCGTGCCACGCCAATCACTGTGGGGAGTTGAGTGTTGGACAGCTGCTCAAATGGATGGACTCCACAGCCTGCCTGTCAG CTGAGCGACATGCAGGTTGCTCCTGCATCACTGCCTCTGTGGATGACATCCATTTTGAGCACACCATAGG GGTTGGAAAAGTTGTCAATATCATAGCGAAAGTCAATAGAGCATTTACATCCAGTATGGAG GTTGGCATATTAGCAACTTGCGAAGATCTCTACACTGACAAACAATGGCGAGTTTGCAATGCTTTTGCTACTTACGTTGCAAGACGTACAGAAGCTGGTAAG GTGCAGCTCAAGCAGGTAATTCCGCGTACACAATTGGAGCAGATGGAGTACAGCTTGGCAGCAGAGCGGCGGAGGATGAGACTTATTCATGCTGAGATTATTACTGATCTACTGAGCAGCAGCGCTGCTCAACTGG GACAATGTCAGGAGTATCAGGATGCTGTTCCTGCTGAGAGAACACGTGTGGAAAGTGTGGAGCTGGTGCTGCCGCCTCATGCTAACCACCAAGTCAACACCTTCGGAGGCCAGATAATGGCCTGGATGGAAAATGTGGCTACGATTGCAGCAAG TCGTTTGTGCAATGCTCACCCAACCTTAAAGACCATAGATATGTTCCATTTCCATGGTCCGTCTCACATTGGGGACAGGCTTGTACTGAAAGCAATTGTTAACAATGCCTTCAAGCACAG CATGGAGGTAGGAGTGTGTGCTGAAGCCTACCAGGGTGGAGAACCTCTGCGTCATATAAATAGTGCATTTATGACATTTGAGTTGTTGGACAAGGAGAAGAAACCATGCACGTTGCCAAGGATACGACCAGAGCCTGTG GATGGAAAACGACGTTACCAAGAAGCCATTGCCAGAAAGAAAATTCGCCTTGATAG GAAATACATTATCTCTTGCAAGCAAACTGACGTGCCTTTATCTGTCCCTTGGGATCCAAGTAACCAG attTACCTGAGCTACAATAACATCTCAGCGCTGAAACTGATGGATGCTAGAACCAACTGGATGTTAACGTCTGAGAAAATCAAG GTCAGACTGTACACAGTGGAGGAAAACCAGATGCTGTGCTTTAAGGTGGAGACACATGTCGGCGTACCAGCAGAGCAGACATTCCACTTACTGACGGACCTGAGGCGGAGACAAGAGTGGGACCCACATTATGA GAAGTGTGAGATGATCATCCAGGTGGACGAAGATGACACGCTTTACCGTGTAGCTACACCATCTGTCAGTAAAGGAGGCAAAGGACAGGATTTTATCTTGCTGGCCTCCAGGAGGAAGCCATGTGATGCCAG AGACCCGTATCTGATTGCTCTGCGTTCCGTCACTCTACCAACTCACCCCCCCACTGAAGACTACACCAGGGGAGAGGTTCTCTGTGCCGGATTCACAATCTGGGAAGAGTCCACGACCGTCACTAAG ATTACGTACTACAACCAGGCCACGCCAGGCGTCTTCCCCTACATCTCCACAGACATTGCCGGCCTCTCCTCCAGCTTCTACAACGCTTTCTCCGCCTGCAGCCACTTCCTGGAAACCAACAAGAACAGCCAGGCCACCGTGCAGCCCTGTGCACAGTGA